Genomic window (Streptomyces sp. TG1A-60):
CAGCTCGCAGTCGGGGAAGTCCCGGCACAGGCGGCTCACCGCACTGTGGATGGCGGCTTCCTCGTTCAGGACCGGGACGATGATCGAGACTCGGGGCGGGGTCAGGGGCATGACGTCTCCTCGGGCCGGAGCAGAGCGGCGATACGTGCCGGCAGCACCGGATCCGTGAGAAGCGCCGTCGCGTCATCGGGGGTGCCCGGGTCCCGCAGCGGACGGAGCGTCCCCATGCTCAGCCCGCCGTCATGGGCGAGGGCGCGGGTGGCGGTCGGTACCCGGTCCGTGCTCCAGACCTCCGGGCCGAGGGCGAACAGGGAGGTGTGGGGCGCGCGCAGGCCGATCAGGTAGTAGCCGCCGTCCAGTGCAGGGCCCAGTGCCACGTCATGGTTCTCCAGGGCGGTGAAGGCGGCGGTCAGATGGCTGCCGGTGAGGGTCGGTGCGTCGGTGCCGACGACCAGCAGGGGTCCCGCACCGTCGGCGAAGGCATCGGTCACGGCCGTGGCCAGGCGCTCTCCGAGGTTCCCGCCGCGCTGGAGCAGCAAGCGGACACCGGCGGGCACTGCCGCGCTGATGGCGTCCTCGCCTTCGCCCGGGGCGTAGGCGAGGTAGGCCCTGGGGGTGTGGGAGGTAGCCAGTTCCACGGTGTGGCGGATCAGTTCGGCCTGGAGAACCGCGCAGCGCAGAGGACTCAGCAGCGGGTGCAACCGGGTCTTGACCAGTCCGGGACGGGGCGCCTTGGCCATGATCAGGATGGCGGGAGTGCCCTGGGGGCCGGGGGTGTTCATGCGTCGAACCGGTAGACGAAGCCGGCCCCGGTCGTACGGTCCAGGGAAGGGAGCGCATGTCCGGCCAGCGTCGCGAAGATGTCCTTGCTCGCCTCCATGCGGTCGAGCAGGGCCTGCACCGGTTCCGGTTCGGTGGCGACTCCGTTGGCGTAGTCGGTGACGAAACCGACCAGGGCCATGGGTAGTTCGGCCTCCCCGGCCAGTACGACCTCCGGGCCCGCGGTCTGGCTGATGGCAGACACCCCGGCCGCGGCCAGGGCGGCCACCTCGGGGCGCGAGTTGAACCGGGGGCCATCGACATGCCCGTACACGCCGCGCGTCGCAACGGGCACCCCGGTCTGCTCGGCAGCGGTGATCAGCGCCCGGCGCAGCGGCTCGCTGAAGGGCCGATCGAAGATCCAGTGGCCCCGCCCGGCCTCGCCGGGAGTGTCGTACCGGGTGCACGGGGTGCCGTCGGGCAGCCGGTTGGCGGGGAAGTACAGATCGTCGAAGACGACCAGGGAGCCTGGTCGGACGGCCGGGTCGAGGGAGCCGCAGACGGTGAAGGACACGACGGCCTCTGTCTTGCAGGCCAGCAGAGCGGAAAGGTTCGCCTTGTGGTCGACCTGACTGGAGAGCCGGTGATGACCGGCGCCGTGCCGGGACAGCTGCACGATCTCCGTGCCCCGCAGGTGTCCTTCGGTGACGGTGACGACGCCGTGGTCCGTGACGACGGTCCGCTCGGCCGCCCCCTCCAAGTGGGGCCAGTCGTAGCTGCCGGAGCCGGTGATCACACCGATGCGCATGGACTACTTCTCCTTCGGTGATGTGCCGGACGAGCTGCCGGCGGGGGTGCGGACCTCGACGATCGGGAGCAGAGTGCGCAGCGCGGCGTTCTCGGCCGGGTCGAGTACGGCGTGCTGGACGCAGGCGGGGACGAGGGTGCCGTTCTCGGGGTGTGCCATGGCGTAGTGGCAGGCGGCCAGCCGCTCCTGGGTCTCGCGCAGCCCGGGGTCCTCGGCCTGCTCGCCGCGCTGCATCATCTCCCAGGCCGGGCCGACGACATCGGAGTCCATGAACTGGTGCATCACGAAGGTCACCGGACGCACTCGCATCCGGTGCCGGACCAGCCGCAGCACTCCGACCCGGCGGACGGTGCGGCTCAGCCAGCGAAGCGCCGTCACCGCCGTGGACGGGTGGCGGGCCACCACCCGCAGGACCCTGGCCGCGAGGAGGGCGGGCGGGGTGCCGGTGAAGGTCACCTTCCCGAAGTAGCGGAAGAACGCGTCGCGCACGGCGAGATCGCGTGAGTCGCCGCCGTCGAGGAACGGGTACCAGCCACGGCCGACGTAGAAGCCGTAGGCGGTGCGGTTGCAGCGCACGTCACCGTTCTCGAAGACCCGGTAATCCAACCGGGTTCCGGCGCCACGCTCGATCTCCGCCCACACCGCGTCCGGGGTCGCCTCGCGGAACTTCTCCTTCCAGCGGCGCTCGTCGCCGAGGAAGGCGGCGGGCTGGAAGGAGAACATGCCGTAGCCCATGGCCTGGCAGTCGCGGATCACGCTCGCGACCTCGTCGAGGTTGCCCGGGGTGACGGTCATGTTGTGGGCGAGGAAGAACCGTACCCCGTGCTCGCTCCGCAGACGGACGAGCATCGCCGCGAACCGTGCCCGGTAGGAGTTCAGCACCTTCTCGTTCGGCGGGCGTTCGATGCCGCGTCGGCCGTACATGAACTTGTCGAAGTGCGCGGCGAAGGACAGCCGGTCGAAGCGCCGTGTGCCGTCTGGGCCGAGCGCGAGCTGGGTGAGGTAGTCGTAGTCGAAGTCGCCGTGGGTGAAGCTCATCGGTTCCCGGCCGTGCTCCCGCATGATCGTCAAGGCGGCGGCATGGTCGTCGGGAGGGAGCAGGCTCACCTCGCCGCCGATGAGCTGGGTGTGGGCGCGCGGGCCCCGCAGTTCACGGAGCAGGCGCATCTGGGCCGTGACCTGTTCGTGGGTGTGGGGGCCGTCGACGCGTACCTGGTTCGCGTCCCGGGAGTGGTAGCAGGGGGTGCACTTGAGGTTGCACTTCGGGAAGACGCCGTGCGTGCCCTCGCAGCCGACACCGTGCCTGCCGAGGATCTGGCCGGGGGTACGCGCGGTCTCGGGGAGTTCCGCCCAGCGGCGTTCCATGGCCGCGGCGAACTCGGGGTCGTAGGGGCGGGTGGCGCGCTCGAGAGCTCGAAGCGTGGCGATGATCCGCATCAGTGGTTCTCCTGCTGTGTCCGGGATACCGCGAAGGCCCCGGCGGTGGGCGGGGCGGTGCGGGCCCGTCGCGGTCGTCGGGGCAGAGCTCGCCACAACAGCCAGGCGTAGAGCGGCATCAGGGCGTCCTCGACCAGTACGTACCAGCGCAGGGGCTGAGCGGCGTACGTGCCGAAGCAGCCGCAGTTGTCGAGGACGAGTCCGCGGGCGAACGCTTGGGCGGCGAGGACTGCCCACACCACTGCGACGGCGGTGTACAGCCAGACGGGTGCGGCCGCGCGGGAGCGGGGCCGGGCGAGGAACCAGACGGCCGTGACGGCCTCCGCGCCGATCAGTGCCACCGTCAGTGCGGTCGAGACCGCGCCGGACGTCACACCGTAGGTGCTGATGATGCCGGGCATCGCGTCGAACGAGGCGAGCTGGCCTCCTGCCATCGCCGCGAGTACGACGCCCAGGCCGATGCGGAGGATCATCGGCTCAGCCTTCTGCGCAGGCCGAGCAGTGCGCGGATGGCGCCGCTGCCCCGGGCCAGACGGGTGTAGACGTCGGCCAGTGCCGCGTGCCAGGGCCCGTCGGCGTAGGTGGGGTACGGGTGTACGGTGCGGGCGTAGTCGGAGGGCGTCCAGCCCAGACGTACTGCCGCCGCCAGATGGGCGATGGTCTCTCCGGCCCTCGGTGACACGACCGTCGCTCCGACGATCTTTCCGCGCGGGCCCAGGACCAGGGTGCCGAAGCCCTCGGTGCGGCCGTCGGCGACCGCCCGGTCGACCCGGTCGTTCTCCAGCGTGTGGACGCGCGCGGTGTCGCCGTACGTCTCGCGCGCCTCGTCGGCGGTGAGGCCGACGCGGGCGATCTCGGGATCGGTGTAGGTCACCCGGGGCACCGCGCGGTAGTCGATGGGGCGGCGCACACCCAGGAGCGCGTCGGCGGCGGCCGCTCCTCCCTGCGTACCGCCCAGGTGGGTGAATGCCGAACGGCCGGTGACGTCGCCGGCGGCGTAGATCCGGTGGTTGGCGGTGCGCAGCCTGCCGTCGGTCCGGACGTGACCGGTCTCGGTCAGCTCGACGCCGGCCTTCTCCAGGCCGAGCCCCTCGGTGTTGACCCGGCGGCCCGTGACGGCGAGCAGTGTGTCGTACGGGAGGGGGCCACCGGGCCCGTGGACGGCGCCGGCATCGACTCTCTCGGCGCGGTAGCCGGTCAGCACGGTGACTCCCTCTGCCTCCAGCCGTTCCCGCAGCACCTGCGAGGCCCGCGGTTCCTCTCGGGGCACCAGGCGGTCCATCGCCTCCACGAGGGTGACCTGCGAGCCGAGCCGGGCGAACGCCTGGCCGAGCTCGCAGCCGATGGGTCCACCGCCCAGCACCACGAGGCGCTGCGGGAGTTCGGTCAGCTCCCAGACGGTGTCGCTGGTCAGAGGTTCGGCCTCGGCCAGGCCGGGGACCGGCACCAGGGCCGGCGAGGAGCCGGTCGCGATCAGCGCGTACCGGAAGGAGATCTCCCGCCCGCCCGCGGTCAGGGTTCTCCGACCGGTGAAGGAAGCCGCGCCGCGTGTCACTTCGACGCCGAACGGGGCGAGCGCCTCGGCCGAGTCGTGCGGCTCGATCGCGCCGATCGCCCGCTTCACCTCCCCCATGGCAGCCGCCAGGTCGGCGCGGCCGGACACCGGCGGGAGACCGTAGGCCGCGGCGCGGCGGGCCGCCTGGACGTCGGCGGCCACATGCAGAAGCGCCTTGCTCGGTACGCACCCTGTCCACAAGCAGTCCCCGCCCAGCCGGTCCCGCTCGACGAGCAGCACCCGGGCGCCGAAGCGCCCGGCGGTCCGGGCCGCGGTCAGGCCGGCGCTTCCGCCGCCGATGACCACCAGGTCGTACGTACTCATCGTGTGGGCTCTCTCCGGTCGGTGCGCAGCAGTGGGACGCGAGGGGAACCCGGTGACACGCCCGCGGCCTTCCCTTCTCGGCCACACGATTCCCGCCCGGCGGGCCGGCCGGAATCATCCAGCCCGAACCGGCGTGTCCGAAGCGGAATGCGGAGCCCGCCCGGCAGGGTTCCCGGCGGCAAGCACCGGGGCGAGCGGTCGGCAGGCCACAACAGAGACGAGGACCGGATGGACGAACAGGACTGGCGACGCTTCATCGCCGCCTACCACCACGCGCATCCCGGCATCACCGAACAGCTCTTCACCCTGGCCGACACCTCCCCGTACGCCTGGCTGGCCGAACCGCTCCACGGCATCGAGGGCACGGTCCTCGACCTGGCCTGCGGTTCGGCACCCACCCGTGCGGAGCTGCCCGACGCCGACTGGATCGGGGTCGACCTCTCGGCCGCCGAGCTCGCCGAAGCGGCGCGGCGGGGCCGCGGGCCGTTGGTGCGAGCCGGCGCGGACGCGCTCCCGGCCGCCTCCGCGAGCGTCGCGGCCGTCTGCGCGGCCATGTGCCTGCCAGTCGTCACCCCCTTGCCGCAGGTGTTCGAGGAGATCCGGCGCGTACTGCGCCCGGGCGGGACGCTCGCGGCGCTGGTGCCCTCCCAGACCGGACTCTCCCCGTCCGGCATGCTCGGCTGGCTCCGGGTGATGACCGCCCTGCGCGCCGTACGCCAGCCGTGGCCCAACCCGCAGGCCCGCGACGGGCTGGCCGCCCTGCTGCGCGATGCGGGGTTCCGCGTCCGCTCCGACGAGCGCCGCGTCTTCACCCTCGCCATCGACTCGGCCGACGCCGCGGCCCTGCTGCCCGATGCCCTGTACCTGCCCGGACTGTCACCTCGGCGCGCCGAGGCCGCCAAGCGCTCCCTGGCGCGGTGGGCGGCGTCGGGGCGACGCCTTGAGCTGCCGCTGCGCCGCGTGGTGGCCGACCTTCCCACCGAAAAACCATCAGAGGAGCCGATATGAACCGTCCGGCAGCCCCCTCATCCGTAACCGAGCCCCCGCCGTCCGATGCGGCGGCCCCGGACAGGCCGGCACCGCGGTCGGCGCGCGCGGCGTGGGTACGACTGGCACTCCTGGTGGTCCTGCTGGTAGCGCTCGGCTCCTGGGTGACCTCGCCCCCGGCCGGTGCCTGAGCAGGATCCGGCGGGGAGCCTGCCGTGCTCGGGGAGATCGCCCCAGCGGATGGGTCTCTCATACGTGCGGCGGCGTCCAAGGACCTCCACGTTGCTACGGTCGGTGCATGCTGCTGGAGCGATTGCCGGACAGCCTCGCCGTACACGTCGAGCCGTTCGCGTTGTGCCGGATCCCCGTCGGCTCTTCGATGCGGCTGAACGCAGGCTGTACCTCCTGCGCATCACCGCCCCGGCCCGCCTCACCGAACCCGGTGTGGACGTCGCTGCGGCTTCCGCCGTCGTGCACGGGGCCAGTGCGGCGGTGGGGGACCGCGTGCTGGGCTGCGCCTTGCTGATCGCTGGAAAGGTGCCTCGGGGCGCCTGATCGACGAGGCTGTCGCAGGCTCTGCGCTGGGGTCTTTCATTACCCGTCAGAGGCGGGCGTGCGATGCAGTCGGCGTGCCTGGGTGTCGTAGTCGCTCAACACGTGCCTGAGCTGCTCCAGCGATTCCTCGGGGATGTCGGGCGGAGCGGACTCGGCCACGTAACGGGCGGCGGCCACCAGCGCCGCGAACTCGAAGGCGTGCGCTGTCGCCCGCAAGACGCCGGGCCGGGCCCACTCCAGCTGCATGATCAGCCCTTCGACGACAGGTATTGCTTGATCTGGCCGAGTTCCTTCTCGAAGTCGTCGTAGTCCTCTCGGATGCCGTTGAGGTACCCGCTCCAGCCGAGGCTGTTCTTCGCGTAGTGGACCGCTTCCTGGATCTCCTCGTCCGTGGCCCCGAAGAGCTTCGCCGCCTCGGTGTGGAAGAGCGTGCAGTAACGGCACTTCGTCTCCGAGTGCAGCGCGATCCCGATCAGCTCCTTGTACTTGTTCGGGATCAGCGTCTCGCCGAGCTCGAGCTTCTTGAAGATCTCCCACTCGTGGTCCAGCAGGTCATCGGGTATCCGGGAGAAGAAATGGGGAACAAGGCCCAGAGTCTCCTTGATCTCCGCCTCCACCTCGCTCCGGCTACGTCCCGCCATGGCGACCACTCCTCTCAGTCGAGCCGAACCAACCCCCTTCCGTCCACGCTAGGCCGCGCCGACGCCCCCTGCGACTCCTGTCTGAACCCAGCGCGTCACGCCACTTGGGCGGCAGACCGGCGGCGAACGCGTACCCCTGGTCCACCCATTCGGCCAGGGCCTCGTCCTCGGTTACGGCGGAGGCGTTGACGACGACCCAGCCGCGCATCGGGCGACCGGTGAAGTCGAAGACCCTCGCTCCTGGGCGCGCGAGGGCGGCGTCGGTGGCGTCGGGGCCGACCCGGACCATCAGGTCGTCGCCGATCACGCCCACGGCCATGTTGCCGGCGTGCAGGAAGGCCAGGCCGCCGACCATCCGCTTCTCCGTGACGTTCGGGTCCGCACCCAGGTGGGCCCGGATCCGGTCCGCCAGTCCCTCGTCGAAGGCCATGACCGTCCTCGTGACCGGATGGCACCGCTCTTGGCCCCGCTGCTCAACCAAGCCCTGAGCAGACCCCAACACGTTGATGAGGTGCATTCGGCCTAGGCTGGCGTCAGGTCGTCCAACGCGCTCTGAAGCGTCGCGCGGGTCACCGGTGGCGCCTCAGCGACCTTCCGGAGGTCTTCACCGGTCAAGTACCGATGGCTCTGCGACGGATGGAGCGATCCGGAGGCTCGCAGCGCGGCCAGCGGCACCCGGGTTTCGAAGGTGATCGCTTCTTCGAGTGACAGGCCGCTGGCCTGTGTCGCGCCACTCATGTACTCGTCGTACTACCCCTGACACAACACACACCAGACACCCCACCTAGCGTCACGGAACGTCACTGCCGAGAAGCGGATGGGCAGGGGCAGCCAACAGCTCGGCAGCCAGCGCCCCAGCCACTTCAACGTGCCCACCTCCATACAGCTGGCGGCTCCGCCCGGCGGTCGCCAATCGCGCACGACGATCCATCAGAAACTGCGCCGTTCATGCGTCAAACGTGCGTCAGATATGCCTCAGATATACGTCAAGATATCGCACCTAACGCATGTAACGCCCATAACGCACACTCGGAGAAATGCCAGGTCAGCGGCCCTTTTCGACAGGCTCAAGGATCGCGACGCACTCCACATGATGCGTCATCGGAAAGATGTCGGCCTGGGCGAGTCGCGGAAAAGCCCAGGTCAAAGCCGGATCATCGACTTCCTGTCCCGGGCGCGGGCGCCCAGAGCGTCAAATGAGCGTCATGACCAACAGTCCATCCCTCCTCTTCGGGCGGAAGAGGCCGCCACGACCAGCTCACCTGCACGAGCCCGCTCCCGTTTACTCTGGACGCAGGCTCGAACATCATGACCCGCACCGCTTCTCAGACCGCCATAATGGAGTCATGCCCTCCAGCTCACAGCCCGCCTCACCCACGCCGAGCGACATCTCGGGCGCAGTCGCCGAGGACCTCGCGCTGTACCGGGAGAAGTTTCGGCTCCGGCTGCCGGAGTCGCTGGACGAGTTGCACGGCCCGACCCAGGGGGTCGTGGTGCTGCCACTGCACATGGCCTGGTCGGGGATGACCTCGTACGACATGAGCAAGCCTCGCCAGCGCATGGGCCTGTACCGCACCGTCCTGCACGAGGGTCTGCGCGATGACCTGCCCCGGTACCTCAACCAGGATCTGCTCCTCCAGCTGTGGCCGGTGCTGCGCACACTCGTCGGCCGTACCGTGCGCGCCGTGTGGGAAGACGCCTTTCCCAAGCTCGCGTCCCGCACCCGGGCGGCCGCGTGACAGACATGCCGGAGCTGCACACGCGGCTCCTGGCGGATGTGATCGCTCTCGGCTCCCCGTATCCCCTGGTTCTCACCGGCGGGTATGCCGTGCGGGCGCATCGCCTCGTGAACCGCCCGAGCCAGGACCTCGATGTCGCCACCGAGAACCCGGCGCCCATGGCCGACATCGCCGCCGCCCTCGGCGCCGGCCTGGAAGCCCGCGGCTGGAAGGTGCACGCGCTGGAGACCGCCCCGCTGTCCGCCCGCTTCACCGTGACCGACCCGGTCACCGGGCAGGAATGCGAGGTCGACATCCTCAAGGAGATCTTCTGGCGGCCGGTCGCCCAGAGCCCGTACGGACCCGTCCTCGCAGAGGAGGACGTGATCGGGACCAAAGTCCGCGCCCTCGCCGACCGCGGGGCGCCCCGCGACCTGATTGACGTGTTCGCGGCCTCCCGCCGCTGGAGCAATGCCGAGCTCGAGGAGTTCGGCCGCCGCCACGCGCGTGGCCGCTTCGAGCGCGAGGATCTGCAGTCGAACCTCACGGGCGCCGAGTGGACCGACGACGAAGCCTTCACTGCCTACGGCCTGGACGAGGCCACCATCAGTGCTCTCCGCACATGGGCCTTGGAGTGGGCCGAAGACCTCGCGACCCGGCTCCTTGAAGAGGCCGATGAGCCGGACATCGACTAATCGCGTCCGGACGAGATCACAGCTGCAAACGATGCCGCGAGCTTGTCACAGCAAGCACGCCGGGCAAGCTGCGGCCCCATCGGGACGGTGACCAACTGGGGTCATCCCTCGTGCGCGCCTATGAACCTGGCCTCCAGGCCCTCGACCGTAGGGAAGGCGGCGTGAACAGGGCAGAGTGCCGCCGGGATGCGTACGCCGGGTCCGGCGTCAGCCGAACGCGCGGCCCGTCATGGGACGGCCCTGGCAGTCCAGAGTCTACCTCGCCGTGTCTGGTCGGTTATCGGCAAGGTGACCGCAAAAGGCGACCGGCCGCCCGGGCATGCGGGCGGCCGGACCGGTATCACGCACCGTCACATGCGGAGCGCAACGCACTGGCGCAACAGCGGTTCCAGGTGCAATTGAGTGTCCTCGCGGTCGAACACCTGAAGAGCGTCGAGGCAGTTGACGATCCACCGCCCCTCGTCCTCGTCCTCGATCTTGAGTGCCACAGCAGTCACCGCGCCCTCCAGATCGAAAGGGCCGTCCTTGAACTCGTCGTCGAGGGCCCGGTACCCAGCGGCAAGCAGCGGGTCCGCGTACACGCCGGCCGCCTCGGCCAAGGCGCGGGCCTCGACCCGGTCCGTGCGTAGGTTTGCCAGGCGGCGCAACACCTCGTCGGGGTCACCCAGTTCGCCATGCAGGAGATGTGCTCGGCTGACCAAGAGCGGCCAGCCACCGGTCAGCTCGTGGAGACGGTCCAGGCGGTCCTCCGTGTGGAACACGTTGACACGCTGAGCCCAGCCCCGCAGGCTGCGGCGGTCGTGACGGCGCAGGACCACCGGGGCTGCCGAGGTGGGTTCGGTTCCCATCAGTAGGGTCCGCCACAGGGCCAGTTGGGTGGTGTCAGTGACGAGGACGACCGCGCGGGTGACTCCCGGGGTGACGGGCAGCAGCGTCTCAGCCAGGTCGACGGCTTCCCGGCAGGTCTCAGGCCGCACCGGGTCCCGGTAGTTGACGAAGTCACTGATGACGACACGTCGTTCGCGAGGGCGTCCTCCGGTGAGCTCCTGCTTGTAGACGCTGGGCTTGCCGACGGGCGGCAGCGTCCAGCCATCGATCGGTCCGGCGATCGTACGCAAGGTCCGGGCGACGTCGGTGACTCCGGTAGCAGAGGTGCCGAGGACGACCCTGGTCCGGCTGGACCGCTCGCCCAGGAGGTCGTCGAGCTGAGTGTTGGTCAGCGGAGCCGGCTGGCCGTCGGGGAGTTCTGGGCGGCCTTCCTGCACGATGCTTTCCTGGAGTTCACAGTCCTGTTCGGCCCTGAGCAGGCGGGCCTCCACCTCGTGGGAGGTCCCGATCATGCGCAGGGCGTTGGGTCCGCGCAGATGCCAGCCCAGGCCGTCGTGGTTGGGCGCGAGGATACCAAGCCCGACCATCTCGGAGAGGTACGCGCGGAAACCCTCGGTGTCAAGCTGTTCGAACCCCTTGCGCCAGTACGTCTCGCACTCCTCGCGCAACTCGGTGTCGCTCAGCCGCACCTCGAGGCCGTGATGGCGGGCGTGGTACGCCAGCACGTTGGCGATCACGTCGTAGCGGTGGTCAAGGCTCAGTGTGTCCTTGAAAGCCGCCGAGATGCCGTCTCTGAGCGCGGCGTCCGACTCCACGACCTCGATGTCGGTCACCTCCACCTCATAGGAGGGTCCCTCGGCTCCGCGCCGCGCCCGCTTGCGGTGCAT
Coding sequences:
- a CDS encoding class I SAM-dependent methyltransferase, which produces MDEQDWRRFIAAYHHAHPGITEQLFTLADTSPYAWLAEPLHGIEGTVLDLACGSAPTRAELPDADWIGVDLSAAELAEAARRGRGPLVRAGADALPAASASVAAVCAAMCLPVVTPLPQVFEEIRRVLRPGGTLAALVPSQTGLSPSGMLGWLRVMTALRAVRQPWPNPQARDGLAALLRDAGFRVRSDERRVFTLAIDSADAAALLPDALYLPGLSPRRAEAAKRSLARWAASGRRLELPLRRVVADLPTEKPSEEPI
- a CDS encoding FAD-dependent oxidoreductase, which codes for MSTYDLVVIGGGSAGLTAARTAGRFGARVLLVERDRLGGDCLWTGCVPSKALLHVAADVQAARRAAAYGLPPVSGRADLAAAMGEVKRAIGAIEPHDSAEALAPFGVEVTRGAASFTGRRTLTAGGREISFRYALIATGSSPALVPVPGLAEAEPLTSDTVWELTELPQRLVVLGGGPIGCELGQAFARLGSQVTLVEAMDRLVPREEPRASQVLRERLEAEGVTVLTGYRAERVDAGAVHGPGGPLPYDTLLAVTGRRVNTEGLGLEKAGVELTETGHVRTDGRLRTANHRIYAAGDVTGRSAFTHLGGTQGGAAAADALLGVRRPIDYRAVPRVTYTDPEIARVGLTADEARETYGDTARVHTLENDRVDRAVADGRTEGFGTLVLGPRGKIVGATVVSPRAGETIAHLAAAVRLGWTPSDYARTVHPYPTYADGPWHAALADVYTRLARGSGAIRALLGLRRRLSR
- a CDS encoding MTAP family purine nucleoside phosphorylase produces the protein MRIGVITGSGSYDWPHLEGAAERTVVTDHGVVTVTEGHLRGTEIVQLSRHGAGHHRLSSQVDHKANLSALLACKTEAVVSFTVCGSLDPAVRPGSLVVFDDLYFPANRLPDGTPCTRYDTPGEAGRGHWIFDRPFSEPLRRALITAAEQTGVPVATRGVYGHVDGPRFNSRPEVAALAAAGVSAISQTAGPEVVLAGEAELPMALVGFVTDYANGVATEPEPVQALLDRMEASKDIFATLAGHALPSLDRTTGAGFVYRFDA
- a CDS encoding nucleotidyl transferase AbiEii/AbiGii toxin family protein; protein product: MPELHTRLLADVIALGSPYPLVLTGGYAVRAHRLVNRPSQDLDVATENPAPMADIAAALGAGLEARGWKVHALETAPLSARFTVTDPVTGQECEVDILKEIFWRPVAQSPYGPVLAEEDVIGTKVRALADRGAPRDLIDVFAASRRWSNAELEEFGRRHARGRFEREDLQSNLTGAEWTDDEAFTAYGLDEATISALRTWALEWAEDLATRLLEEADEPDID
- a CDS encoding MauE/DoxX family redox-associated membrane protein gives rise to the protein MILRIGLGVVLAAMAGGQLASFDAMPGIISTYGVTSGAVSTALTVALIGAEAVTAVWFLARPRSRAAAPVWLYTAVAVVWAVLAAQAFARGLVLDNCGCFGTYAAQPLRWYVLVEDALMPLYAWLLWRALPRRPRRARTAPPTAGAFAVSRTQQENH
- a CDS encoding TIGR04282 family arsenosugar biosynthesis glycosyltransferase; protein product: MNTPGPQGTPAILIMAKAPRPGLVKTRLHPLLSPLRCAVLQAELIRHTVELATSHTPRAYLAYAPGEGEDAISAAVPAGVRLLLQRGGNLGERLATAVTDAFADGAGPLLVVGTDAPTLTGSHLTAAFTALENHDVALGPALDGGYYLIGLRAPHTSLFALGPEVWSTDRVPTATRALAHDGGLSMGTLRPLRDPGTPDDATALLTDPVLPARIAALLRPEETSCP
- a CDS encoding TfoX/Sxy family protein, yielding MAFDEGLADRIRAHLGADPNVTEKRMVGGLAFLHAGNMAVGVIGDDLMVRVGPDATDAALARPGARVFDFTGRPMRGWVVVNASAVTEDEALAEWVDQGYAFAAGLPPKWRDALGSDRSRRGRRRGLAWTEGGWFGSTERSGRHGGT
- a CDS encoding carboxymuconolactone decarboxylase family protein — encoded protein: MAGRSRSEVEAEIKETLGLVPHFFSRIPDDLLDHEWEIFKKLELGETLIPNKYKELIGIALHSETKCRYCTLFHTEAAKLFGATDEEIQEAVHYAKNSLGWSGYLNGIREDYDDFEKELGQIKQYLSSKG
- a CDS encoding radical SAM domain-containing protein yields the protein MRIIATLRALERATRPYDPEFAAAMERRWAELPETARTPGQILGRHGVGCEGTHGVFPKCNLKCTPCYHSRDANQVRVDGPHTHEQVTAQMRLLRELRGPRAHTQLIGGEVSLLPPDDHAAALTIMREHGREPMSFTHGDFDYDYLTQLALGPDGTRRFDRLSFAAHFDKFMYGRRGIERPPNEKVLNSYRARFAAMLVRLRSEHGVRFFLAHNMTVTPGNLDEVASVIRDCQAMGYGMFSFQPAAFLGDERRWKEKFREATPDAVWAEIERGAGTRLDYRVFENGDVRCNRTAYGFYVGRGWYPFLDGGDSRDLAVRDAFFRYFGKVTFTGTPPALLAARVLRVVARHPSTAVTALRWLSRTVRRVGVLRLVRHRMRVRPVTFVMHQFMDSDVVGPAWEMMQRGEQAEDPGLRETQERLAACHYAMAHPENGTLVPACVQHAVLDPAENAALRTLLPIVEVRTPAGSSSGTSPKEK